One window from the genome of Plasmodium berghei ANKA genome assembly, chromosome: 3 encodes:
- a CDS encoding pre-mRNA-processing protein 45, putative, translated as MTEFLRNIPKPKKKTYDMNENEISPKQINTKDETKKQCYQYLKRQQLRISCNSDFQDGGAYPEIHINQYPNNMGLNTKDGKEKKNLVLKYIDENNNVKYDNLINESIHIYNNNIDMIETNESIKKLRKKKILSQAEDRDEKYNDAIYKPSEKEEMEIIENTKKNIENIINEKINKNCINNKKEDKYYRYIPQNKLNNNLEERIIKVVEQSTDPLDVSKFKNKKLPNIKNSPNYPILRSPTRKLTKEEEKEWQLPPCVSNWKNNKGYNIALDKRIQSDYKKLNNLEINQKFAHLSEYLYVAEKKAREEIKMRNNIIKQKKLKEKEKKEDMLRNLAIQARKEKGNTQSSIINDRKRELEKEYKIEKNLKKIKNYQNRHIEEQIALNKVNVNKNTNIHDISLFNINNDNNNNSNLHDNEEYQIYDTSLFDNKHSTNIYKFSKERVNKTLQKIETSKNAEPIKFVKDTLDPFGLDSLLSQAKKK; from the exons ATGACTGAATTTTTAAG AAATATCCCAAAacccaaaaaaaaaacatatgacatgaatgaaaatgaaatatccccaaaacaaataaacaCAAAAgatgaaacaaaaaaacaatgtTATCAATATCTTAAAAGACAACAGCTTCGAATTTCATGCAATTCTGATTTTCAAGATGGGGGTGCATATCCTGAAATCCATATTAATCAATATCCAAATAATATGGGATTAAATACAAAAGatggaaaagaaaaaaaaaatttagtattaaaatatattgatgaaaataataatgtgaAATATGACAATTTAATCAATGAaagtatacatatatacaataataatatcgATATGATCGAAACAAATGAATCCATAAAAAAActcagaaaaaaaaaaatattatcacaAGCAGAAGATAGagatgaaaaatataatgacgCTATTTATAAACCTAgtgaaaaagaagaaatggaaattattgaaaatacaaaaaaaaatatagaaaatatcataaatgaaaaaattaataaaaattgtataaataataaaaaagaagataaatattatagatatataccacaaaataaattaaataataatttagaaGAACGAATTATAAAAGTAGTTGAACAATCTACAGACCCGTTAGATGTAtccaaatttaaaaataaaaaacttcctaatattaaaaattcacCAAATTACCCAATACTTAGATCACCTACACgaaaattaacaaaagaagaagaaaaagaatGGCAATTACCTCCATGTGTATCAAActggaaaaataataaaggaTATAATATTGCTTTAGATAAAAGAATTCAAAgtgattataaaaaattaaataatcttgaaataaatcaaaaatttGCACATCTAAgtgaatatttatatgttgctgaaaaaaaagcaagggaagaaataaaaatgcgtaacaatataattaaacaaaaaaaattaaaagaaaaagaaaaaaaagaagacaTGCTCAGAAATCTAGCTATTCAAGCcagaaaagaaaaaggaaatacTCAAAGTTCTATTATAAATGATAGAAAACGAGAATtagaaaaagaatataaaattgaaaaaaatcttaaaaaaattaaaaactaTCAAAATAGACATATAGAAGAACAAATAGCTCTAAACAAAGttaatgttaataaaaatactaatataCATGATATAAGTCTAtttaacataaataatgataataataataattcgaATTTGCACGATAATGAAGaatatcaaatatatgatacatcattatttgataataaGCATAgtactaatatatataaattctCAAAAGAAAGAGTAAATAAAACACttcaaaaaattgaaaCATCTAAAAATGCTGAACCCATCAAATTTGTTAAGGATACTCTTGATCCTTTTGGCTTAGACAGTTTATTATCACaagctaaaaaaaaataa
- a CDS encoding 40S ribosomal protein S30, putative, with product MGKVHGSLARAGKVKNQTPKAPKLSKGRRLTGRAKKRQLYNKRFSDCIGRKKGPNSKV from the exons ATGG GAAAAGTACATGGATCATTAGCACGAGCTGGTAAAGTTAAAAACCAAACCCCTAAAGCTCCAAAGTTAAGTAAAGGAAGAAGATTAACTGGCCGCGCAAAAAAGAGACAATTATACAACAAAAGATTTTCTGATTGCATTGGAAGAAAGAAAGGACCTAACTCAaaagtataa
- a CDS encoding ribosome associated membrane protein RAMP4, putative, with product MASNRKINKKIETFDNNITNRGNVPTSIAKKGKKYTVGPILLGIFIFVVIGSVVIQILNILSKSKSYF from the exons atgGCAAGTAAtaggaaaataaataaaaaaatagaaaccTTTGATAATAACATAACAAATCGAGGAAATGTCCCGACCTCTATTGCCAAAAAGGGAAAGAAATATACAGTAGGGCCCATACTACTtggaatatttatttttgttgtaATTGGATCAg ttGTTATCcaaattttgaatatattaagCAAATCAAaaagttatttttaa
- a CDS encoding pseudouridine synthase, putative, which translates to MKILLNSYLKKYILFLYLFLLLFICIKKYNTFTILQTNCNKNENIIRLNKLISINNNISRRKSDKFIQNANIKINNKVVLNPGTHVDITKDQIKVHDKKIDIENIKKILNNYNISNTNHNSYKWIVMHKPKGLICTNQDEKDRKSIFSIFPDDLLQKYRIVSVGRLDRNTSGVLLFTNEYTWVNKLTHPKYERVRKYMIHIEGPVRMDALKMLANGVYLKDEDNNKKKKKKTQPAFIEVLREENVKIQNQIKKITVLNISIKEGRNRQIRKMFQQINQPIVKIKRTAFENITLKNIHLPKQYRELTKKEIINLKTRNF; encoded by the exons atgaaaatattattaaattcttATCtcaagaaatatatattattcctttatttgtttttacttttatttatatgtataaaaaaatataatacctTTACTATTCTACAAACAAATTGtaacaaaaatgaaaatataataagatTAAACAAATTGATTTCtatcaataataatatttctcGAAGAAAATCAGataaatttatacaaaatgctaatataaaaattaataataaagtaGTATTAAATCCAGGTACACATGTAGATATAACTAAAGATCAAATCAAAGTtcatgataaaaaaattgacatagaaaatattaaaaaaatattaaataattacaatATTTCTAATACTAATCATAACTCATATAAATGGATTGTCATGCATAAGCCTAAAGGATTGATATGTACAAATCAGGACGAAAAAGATAGAAaatctatattttcaatcTTTCCTGATGATTTATTGCAAAAATATCGTATTGTATCTGTGG GCAGATTAGATCGAAACACCTCTGGGGTTCTTCTATTTACAAATGAATATACTTGGGTAAACAAACTAACACATCCTAAATATGAAAGAGTAAGGAAATACATGATACATATAGAAGGCCCTGTACGCATGGATGCTCTTAAAATGCTAGCTAACGGTGTATACTTAAAAGAtgaagataataataaaaaaaaaaaaaaaaaaactcaACCTGCTTTCATTGAAGTTCTTAGAGaagaaaatgtaaaaatccaaaatcaaattaaaaaaataactgTATTAAATATCAGCATAAAAGAAGGAAGAAATAGAcaaattagaaaaatgtTTCAACAAATAAATCAACCAATagttaaaattaaaagaactgcctttgaaaatattacacTAAAGAATATACATCTTCCCAAGCAATATAGagaattaacaaaaaaggaaataataaatttaaagaCGCGAAATTTTTAA
- a CDS encoding replication factor C subunit 1, putative: MRSKEKKLFSDNSSDEGRKKKRLKKISNNLFENEDQNVLNNSDAKIVVEIKDESDDELAKDASTTNNTTNKTIEKNSSKKNAYYDISSYFKPVSKNTPKEQTGNNSNINNQSKKIPLENVDEYFNIIETGSKKVTTNPKRERSHDSDILEQNRYKKKYVFTEDNIILQKNETNVSQNFDYLPFINKKFVLTGVFKTYNRDDLQNKIKEHGGSVMSAVSSKTHYLIHGEYLEDGRLYNEGKKYQKAYELSKQSKSIIKILNEEELLELLPKQKNENSQNYQSNTEQNHHILNQNMKNEQEQEQNVSHVLNQLWVDKYKPTKIEDLVGNTQNVFKLKTWLSSWDDVCIKGLKKQVTKTFRGNFENVNAKCALLSGPAGIGKTTTAKIVSTSSGYNVIEFNASDERNKAAVEKIGDMATGGYSITSLNNKNLKKTCIIMDEVDGMSSGDKGGSSAILKLIEKTKCPIICICNDRQNSKMRTLANKCYDLKFTTPNKNSVVKRLLEICKKENIMMEPNALELLWESSNGDIRQILNALQLLSKTYKRIQFLDIKKDINNSNKNVQSLANPFEITLKLLNFHESSKLKIREIMDLFFVDYELIPYFISENYTNIFNDNDNSPNSMNKWNTFAQISYDLSLAEKIKYNLKTTMDYSLLPHFSILSCVCPVMRIRSLKSFMQGRINFPSAFGKISTFNKNKRLLNELCFNLSYKLNVYPKYMITSGFLNYIYYKIIVPLQKNNVNDSIQLMEQYNITKEMLIENIPSLRLPIQENLYDKLDSKIKASFTRQYNATHVVKNDPNAVKKSLKSIDKKSYKNNDDEIDEDMDDLSDSKEDKDDDVLVKTKPDKKNTTKNKLTTKPKTSKKK; this comes from the coding sequence ATGAGatcaaaagaaaaaaaattatttagtGATAATAGTAGTGATGAGggaaggaaaaaaaaacgtttgaaaaaaatctcaaataatttatttgaaaatgaGGATCAAAATGTCTTGAATAATTCAGATGCAAAAATTGTTGTTGAAATTAAAGATGAAAGTGATGATGAACTAGCAAAGGATGCTTCTACTACTAATAATACAACAAACAAAACCATTGAGAAAAATtcctcaaaaaaaaatgcgtattatgatatatcttcatattttaaaccAGTTTCTAAAAATACACCAAAAGAGCAAACTGGAAATAATTCCAACATCAATAACCAAAGCAAAAAAATCCCCCTCGAAAATGTtgatgaatattttaatattatagaaACAGGATCTAAAAAAGTAACAACTAATCCAAAACGAGAAAGAAGTCATGATTCTGATATTTTAGAACAAAATagatacaaaaaaaaatatgtattcaCTGAAGATAAcattattttacaaaaaaatgaaactaACGTTTCTCaaaattttgattatttaccttttataaataaaaagtttgTCCTTACAGGTGTTTTCAAAACATATAATAGAGAtgatttacaaaataaaattaaagaacATGGAGGAAGTGTAATGTCTGCTGTATCATCAAAAACACATTATCTTATACATGGTGAATATTTAGAAGATGGTAGATTATATAATGAagggaaaaaatatcaaaaggCTTATGAACTTTCAAAACAATCTAAAtctataattaaaatattaaatgaagAAGAATTACTAGAACTTCTTccaaaacaaaaaaatgaaaattcaCAAAATTACCAAAGTAATACTGAGCAAAACcatcatatattaaaccaaaatatgaaaaatgaaCAAGAACAAGAACAAAATGTATCACATGTCTTAAATCAATTATGGGTCGATAAATATAAACCTACTAAAATAGAAGATTTAGTAGGAAATACTCAGaatgtttttaaattaaaaacatgGCTATCAAGTTGGGATGATGTATGTATAAAaggattaaaaaaacaagttACTAAAACTTTTAGAggaaattttgaaaatgtaAATGCAAAATGTGCGTTATTAAGCGGCCCTGCTGGAATAGGAAAAACAACTACTGCAAAAATTGTTTCAACAAGTTCAGGATATAATGTTATAGAATTTAATGCATCTGATGAAAGAAATAAAGCAGCTGTTGAAAAAATTGGTGATATGGCAACAGGAGGTTATTCTATTACttcattaaataataaaaatttgaaaaaaactTGTATTATTATGGATGAAGTTGATGGAATGTCTAGTGGGGATAAAGGGGGTAGTTCCgctatattaaaattaatagaaaaaacCAAATGCCcaattatatgtatatgtaaTGATAGacaaaatagtaaaatgAGAACTTTAGCTAATAAATGTtatgatttaaaatttacaacaccaaataaaaatagtgtAGTTAAAAGATTGTTAgaaatttgtaaaaaagaaaatattatgatgGAACCAAATGCTTTAGAATTATTATGGGAAAGTTCAAATGGTGATATAAGACAAATACTCAATGCTTTACAATTGTTAtctaaaacatataaaagaatacaatttttagacataaaaaaagatataaataattcaaataaaaatgtacaATCATTAGCAAACCCCTTTGAAATAACActcaaattattaaattttcatgAATCAtcaaaattgaaaataagaGAAATCATGGATCTATTTTTTGTAGACTACGAATTAATaccatattttataagtgaaaattatacaaatatttttaatgataatgataacTCGCCTAATTCTATGAATAAATGGAATACATTTGCACAAATTTCTTATGACTTATCTTTAgcagaaaaaattaaatataatttaaaaaccACTATGGATTATTCATTATTACCacatttttctatattatcGTGTGTATGCCCTGTTATGAGAATAAGATCTCTAAAATCTTTTATGCAAGGTAGAATAAATTTCCCATCTGCTTTTGGAAAAATATCaacatttaataaaaataaaagattaCTAAATGAATTATGTTTTAATCTATCTTATAAACTTAATGTTTATCCAAAGTATATGATAACTAGTGGATTCCttaattacatatattataaaattatagttccattacaaaaaaataatgtaaatgATTCTATACAATTAATGgaacaatataatataacaaaagaaatgctaattgaaaatataccATCTTTAAGATTACCAATACaagaaaatttatatgataaattGGATTCGAAAATTAAAGCTTCTTTTACTCGCCAATATAATGCAACCCATGTTGTTAAGAATGATCCAAATGCTGTTAAAAAAAGTCTTAAATctattgataaaaaatcatataaaaataatgacgATGAAATAGATGAAGATATGGATGACTTAAGTGACTCAAAAGAAGACAAAGATGATGATGTTTTAGTCAAAACCAAGcctgataaaaaaaatactaccaaaaataaattaactACAAAACCAAAAActtccaaaaaaaaataa
- a CDS encoding fam-b protein — MKKSNIFNKILLLAIIICSLEYHQNELYNINEINIYPQRNAINFGNGRILAYTKKPIDLNYFYESVLTLNGQTEDEYSDEEILNLQDIDKSYINDLKNNKLENLKITISKTNNLVNETMNDISETMKCDDDKNKRQLESQKIPDNEIFNILGDNMDNKNEDYFFLSRHLESFKLFLDDSFMTNIDYKKIEREYNILFTNSAFNKLLRKHINKSIARNAANVILWNLSIAILSAQISFGFLLLFPVSMVDFKIKYNQLRKLHKIRKIMKKYSR, encoded by the exons atgaaaaaatcaaatatttttaataaaatattattgcttgcaattattatttgttctTTAGAATACCACCAAAAT GAATTATACAATATAAACGAGATAAACATATATCCTCAAAGGAATGCAATAAATTTTGGAAATGGTAGAATATTAgcatatacaaaaaaaccGATAGacttaaattatttttatgaatcaGTTTTAACTCTTAACGGTCAAACAGAAGATGAGTATAGCGatgaagaaatattaaatcTTCAAGATATTGACAAgtcatatataaatgatttgaaaaataataagttagagaatttaaaaattacaatttcgaaaacaaataatttgGTTAATGAAACTATGAATGATATATCAGAAACAATGAAATGtgatgatgataaaaataaacgtCAATTGGAATCCCAAAAAATACCtgataatgaaatattcAACATATTAGGAGATAATAtggataataaaaatgaagattatttttttctcagTAGGCATCTAGAAAGTTTTAAGTTATTTCTAGATGATAGCTTTATGACAAATAttgattataaaaaaattgaaagggaatataatattttatttacaaacAGTGCATTTAACAAATTACTACGtaaacatattaataaaagtatAGCTAGAAATGCAGCAAATGTCATATTATGGAATTTGTCAATCGCAATTTTGTCTGCACAAATTAGTTTTGGATTCTTGTTATTATTCCCTGTATCTATGGTAGATTTTAAgattaaatataatcaGCTCAGAAaattacataaaataagaaaaataatgaaaaaatattcccGCTAA